From the Homo sapiens chromosome 1, GRCh38.p14 Primary Assembly genome, one window contains:
- the FLG2 gene encoding filaggrin-2 — protein sequence MTDLLRSVVTVIDVFYKYTKQDGECGTLSKGELKELLEKELHPVLKNPDDPDTVDVIMHMLDRDHDRRLDFTEFLLMIFKLTMACNKVLSKEYCKASGSKKHRRGHRHQEEESETEEDEEDTPGHKSGYRHSSWSEGEEHGYSSGHSRGTVKCRHGSNSRRLGRQGNLSSSGNQEGSQKRYHRSSCGHSWSGGKDRHGSSSVELRERINKSHISPSRESGEEYESGSGSNSWERKGHGGLSCGLETSGHESNSTQSRIREQKLGSSCSGSGDSGRRSHACGYSNSSGCGRPQNASSSCQSHRFGGQGNQFSYIQSGCQSGIKGGQGHGCVSGGQPSGCGQPESNPCSQSYSQRGYGARENGQPQNCGGQWRTGSSQSSCCGQYGSGGSQSCSNGQHEYGSCGRFSNSSSSNEFSKCDQYGSGSSQSTSFEQHGTGLSQSSGFEQHVCGSGQTCGQHESTSSQSLGYDQHGSSSGKTSGFGQHGSGSGQSSGFGQCGSGSGQSSGFGQHGSVSGQSSGFGQHGSVSGQSSGFGQHESRSRQSSYGQHGSGSSQSSGYGQYGSRETSGFGQHGLGSGQSTGFGQYGSGSGQSSGFGQHGSGSGQSSGFGQHESRSGQSSYGQHSSGSSQSSGYGQHGSRQTSGFGQHGSGSSQSTGFGQYGSGSGQSSGFGQHVSGSGQSSGFGQHESRSGHSSYGQHGFGSSQSSGYGQHGSSSGQTSGFGQHELSSGQSSSFGQHGSGSGQSSGFGQHGSGSGQSSGFGQHESRSGQSSYGQHSSGSSQSSGYGQHGSRQTSGFGQHGSGSSQSTGFGQYGSGSGQSAGFGQHGSGSGQSSGFGQHESRSHQSSYGQHGSGSSQSSGYGQHGSSSGQTSGFGQHRSSSGQYSGFGQHGSGSGQSSGFGQHGTGSGQYSGFGQHESRSHQSSYGQHGSGSSQSSGYGQHGSSSGQTFGFGQHRSGSGQSSGFGQHGSGSGQSSGFGQHESGSGKSSGFGQHESRSSQSNYGQHGSGSSQSSGYGQHGSSSGQTTGFGQHRSSSGQYSGFGQHGSGSDQSSGFGQHGTGSGQSSGFGQYESRSRQSSYGQHGSGSSQSSGYGQHGSNSGQTSGFGQHRPGSGQSSGFGQYGSGSGQSSGFGQHGSGTGKSSGFAQHEYRSGQSSYGQHGTGSSQSSGCGQHESGSGPTTSFGQHVSGSDNFSSSGQHISDSGQSTGFGQYGSGSGQSTGLGQGESQQVESGSTVHGRQETTHGQTINTTRHSQSGQGQSTQTGSRVTRRRRSSQSENSDSEVHSKVSHRHSEHIHTQAGSHYPKSGSTVRRRQGTTHGQRGDTTRHGHSGHGQSTQTGSRTSGRQRFSHSDATDSEVHSGVSHRPHSQEQTHSQAGSQHGESESTVHERHETTYGQTGEATGHGHSGHGQSTQRGSRTTGRRGSGHSESSDSEVHSGGSHRPQSQEQTHGQAGSQHGESGSTVHGRHGTTHGQTGDTTRHAHYHHGKSTQRGSSTTGRRGSGHSESSDSEVHSGGSHTHSGHTHGQSGSQHGESESIIHDRHRITHGQTGDTTRHSYSGHEQTTQTGSRTTGRQRTSHSESTDSEVHSGGSHRPHSREHTYGQAGSQHEEPEFTVHERHGTTHGQIGDTTGHSHSGHGQSTQRGSRTTGRQRSSHSESSDSEVHSGVSHTHTGHTHGQAGSQHGQSESIVPERHGTTHGQTGDTTRHAHYHHGLTTQTGSRTTGRRGSGHSEYSDSEGYSGVSHTHSGHTHGQARSQHGESESIVHERHGTIHGQTGDTTRHAHSGHGQSTQTGSRTTGRRSSGHSEYSDSEGHSGFSQRPHSRGHTHGQAGSQHGESESIVDERHGTTHGQTGDTSGHSQSGHGQSTQSGSSTTGRRRSGHSESSDSEVHSGGSHTHSGHTHSQARSQHGESESTVHKRHQTTHGQTGDTTEHGHPSHGQTIQTGSRTTGRRGSGHSEYSDSEGPSGVSHTHSGHTHGQAGSHYPESGSSVHERHGTTHGQTADTTRHGHSGHGQSTQRGSRTTGRRASGHSEYSDSEGHSGVSHTHSGHAHGQAGSQHGESGSSVHERHGTTHGQTGDTTRHAHSGHGQSTQRGSRTAGRRGSGHSESSDSEVHSGVSHTHSGHTYGQARSQHGESGSAIHGRQGTIHGQTGDTTRHGQSGHGQSTQTGSRTTGRQRSSHSESSDSEVHSEASPTHSGHTHSQAGSRHGQSGSSGHGRQGTTHGQTGDTTRHAHYGYGQSTQRGSRTTGRRGSGHSESSDSEVHSWGSHTHSGHIQGQAGSQQRQPGSTVHGRLETTHGQTGDTTRHGHSGYGQSTQTGSRSSRASHFQSHSSERQRHGSSQVWKHGSYGPAEYDYGHTGYGPSGGSRKSISNSHLSWSTDSTANKQLSRH from the exons ATGACCGACCTCTTGAGAAGTGTTGTCACCGTAATTGATGTTTTCTACAAATACACCAAGCAAGATGGGGAGTGTGGCACACTGAGCAAGGGTGAACTAAAGGAACTTCTGGAGAAAGAGCTTCATCCAGTTCTGAAG AACCCAGATGATCCAGACACAGTGGATGTCATCATGCATATGCTGGATCGAGATCATGACAGAAGATTGGACTTTACTGAGTTTCTTTTGATGATATTCAAGCTGACTATGGCCTGCAACAAGGTCCTCAGCAAAGAATACTGCAAAGCTTCAGGGTCAAAGAAGCATAGGCGTGGTCACCGACaccaagaagaagaaagtgaaacagaAGAGGATGAAGAGGATACACCAGGACATAAATCAGGTTACAGACATTCAAGTTGGAGTGAGGGAGAGGAGCATGGATATAGTTCTGGGCACTCAAGGGGAACTGTGAAATGTAGACATGGGTCCAACTCCAGGAGGCTAGGAAGACAAGGTAATTTATCCAGCTCTGGGAACCAAGAGGGATCTCAGAAAAGATACCACAGGTCCAGCTGTGGTCATTCATGGAGTGGTGGCAAAGACAGACATGGTTCCAGCTCTGTAGAACtgagagaaagaataaacaagtCACACATTAGCCCTTCTAGGGAATCTGGGGAGGAGTATGAATCTGGATCTGGATCAAACAGTTGGGAAAGGAAAGGTCATGGTGGTCTGTCATGTGGATTGGAGACTAGTGGGCATGAATCAAACTCTACTCAGTCAAGAATTAGAGAACAAAAGCTTGGGTCTAGCTGTTCAGGTTCAGGAGACAGTGGGAGGCGAAGTCATGCATGTGGTTATAGCAATTCAAGTGGGTGTGGAAGGCCACAAAATGCTTCAAGTTCTTGTCAGTCACATAGATTTGGAGGGCAAGGAAATCAATTTAGCTATATTCAGTCAGGCTGTCAGTCAGGAATTAAGGGAGGACAAGGCCATGGCTGTGTCTCAGGAGGTCAGCCCTCTGGATGTGGTCAACCTGAGTCTAACCCCTGTAGTCAGTCCTATAGTCAGAGAGGATATGGAGCTAGAGAAAATGGTCAACCACAGAACTGTGGAGGACAATGGAGAACAGGCTCAAGTCAGTCCTCTTGCTGTGGACAATATGGGTCTGGAGGTAGCCAGTCTTGTAGTAATGGTCAACATGAATATGGTTCCTGTGGCCGCTTTTCAAACTCTTCTAGTTCAAATGAATTTTCCAAATGTGATCAATATGGGTCTGGTTCAAGTCAGTCTACTAGCTTTGAACAACATGGAACAGGCTTGAGTCAGTCCTCTGGGTTCGAACAACATGTATGTGGCTCAGGTCAAACTTGTGGCCAGCATGAGTCTACATCAAGTCAATCCTTGGGCTATGACCAGCATGGGTCTAGCTCAGGTAAGACATCTGGCTTTGGACAACATGGGTCTGGCTCAGGTCAGTCCTCTGGCTTTGGACAATGTGGGTCAGGCTCAGGTCAGTCCTCTGGCTTTGGACAGCATGGGTCTGTCTCAGGACAATCCTCTGGTTTTGGACAGCATGGGTCTGTCTCAGGACAATCCTCTGGTTTTGGACAACATGAGTCTAGATCACGTCAGTCTAGCTATGGCCAACATGGTTCTGGCTCAAGTCAATCATCTGGCTATGGCCAATATGGGTCTAGAGAGACATCTGGCTTTGGACAACATGGGTTGGGCTCAGGTCAATCCACTGGCTTTGGCCAATATGGATCGGGCTCAGGTCAGTCCTCTGGCTTTGGACAACATGGGTCTGGCTCAGGACAATCCTCTGGCTTTGGACAACATGAGTCTAGATCAGGTCAGTCTAGTTATGGCCAACACAGTTCTGGCTCAAGTCAGTCATCTGGCTATGGCCAACATGGGTCTAGACAGACATCTGGCTTTGGACAACATGGGTCAGGCTCAAGTCAATCCACTGGCTTTGGCCAATATGGATCAGGCTCAGGTCAGTCCTCTGGCTTTGGACAACATGTTTCTGGCTCAGGACAATCCTCTGGTTTTGGACAACATGAGTCTAGATCAGGTCATTCTAGCTATGGCCAACATGGTTTTGGCTCAAGTCAATCATCTGGCTATGGTCAACATGGGTCAAGTTCAGGACAGACATCTGGATTTGGACAACACGAGTTAAGCTCAGGTCAGTCTTCCAGCTTTGGCCAACATGGATCAGGCTCAGGTCAGTCCTCTGGCTTTGGACAACATGGGTCTGGCTCAGGACAATCCTCTGGCTTTGGACAACATGAGTCTAGATCAGGTCAGTCTAGCTATGGCCAACACAGTTCTGGCTCAAGTCAGTCATCTGGCTATGGCCAACATGGGTCTAGACAGACATCTGGCTTTGGACAACATGGGTCAGGCTCAAGTCAATCCACTGGCTTTGGCCAATATGGATCAGGCTCAGGTCAGTCCGCTGGCTTTGGACAACATGGGTCTGGCTCAGGACAATCCTCTGGCTTTGGACAGCATGAGTCTAGATCACATCAGTCCAGCTATGGCCAACATGGTTCTGGCTCAAGTCAATCATCTGGCTATGGTCAACATGGGTCAAGTTCGGGACAGACATCTGGCTTTGGACAACACAGGTCAAGCTCAGGTCAATACTCTGGCTTTGGACAACATGGATCAGGCTCAGGTCAGTCCAGTGGCTTTGGACAACATGGGACTGGCTCAGGACAATACTCTGGTTTTGGACAACATGAGTCTAGATCACATCAGTCTAGCTATGGCCAACATGGTTCTGGCTCAAGTCAGTCATCTGGCTATGGTCAACATGGGTCAAGTTCAGGACAGACTTTTGGATTTGGACAACACAGGTCAGGCTCAGGTCAATCCTCTGGCTTTGGCCAACATGGATCAGGCTCAGGTCAGTCCTCTGGCTTTGGACAACATGAGTCAGGCTCAGGAAAATCCTCTGGCTTTGGACAGCATGAGTCTAGATCAAGTCAGTCTAATTATGGCCAACATGGTTCTGGCTCAAGTCAGTCATCTGGCTATGGTCAACATGGGTCTAGTTCAGGACAGACAACTGGCTTTGGACAACACAGGTCAAGCTCAGGCCAATACTCAGGCTTTGGACAACATGGATCAGGCTCAGATCAGTCCTCTGGCTTTGGACAACATGGGACTGGTTCAGGACAATCCTCTGGTTTTGGACAATATGAGTCTAGATCACGTCAGTCTAGCTATGGCCAACATGGTTCTGGCTCAAGTCAATCATCTGGCTATGGTCAACATGGGTCAAATTCAGGACAGACATCTGGATTTGGACAACACAGGCCAGGCTCAGGTCAGTCCTCTGGCTTTGGCCAATATGGATCGGGCTCAGGTCAGTCTTCTGGCTTTGGACAACATGGGTCAGGCACAGGTAAATCCTCTGGCTTTGCACAGCATGAGTACAGATCAGGTCAGTCTAGCTATGGCCAACATGGTACTGGCTCCAGTCAATCATCTGGCTGTGGCCAACATGAGTCTGGCTCAGGTCCAACCACAAGTTTTGGACAGCATGTGTCTGGCTCAGACAATTTCTCTAGTTCTGGACAACATATATCTGACTCAGGTCAGTCCACTGGATTTGGCCAATATGGTTCAGGCTCAGGTCAATCAACTGGCTTGGGCCAGGGTGAATCTCAACAAGTAGAGTCAGGATCCACAGTTCATGGGAGACAGGAAACTACTCATGGTCAGACAATAAATACCACTAGACATAGCCAGTCTGGTCAAGGACAATCCACACAGACAGGGTCCAGGGTAACTAGAAGACGAAGATCTAGCCAAAGTGAGAACAGTGACAGTGAAGTGCACTCAAAGGTCTCACACAGACATTCAGAACACATTCACACACAAGCTGGATCTCACTACCCAAAGTCAGGATCCACAGTTCGCAGAAGACAAGGAACTACTCATGGACAGAGAGGAGATACCACTAGACATGGCCATTCTGGTCATGGACAGTCTACACAGACAGGTTCCAGAACATCTGGAAGACAGAGATTTAGCCACAGTGATGCCACTGACAGTGAAGTGCACTCAGGGGTCTCACATAGACCACACTCACAAGAACAAACTCACAGCCAAGCTGGATCTCAACATGGAGAGTCAGAATCCACAGTTCATGAGAGACATGAAACTACTTATGGACAGACAGGAGAGGCCACTGGACATGGCCACTCTGGTCATGGACAGTCCACACAGAGAGGGTCCAGGACAACTGGAAGAAGGGGATCTGGCCATAGTGAGTCCAGTGACAGTGAAGTGCACTCAGGGGGCTCACACAGACCACAATCACAAGAACAAACTCATGGCCAAGCCGGATCTCAACATGGAGAGTCAGGATCCACAGTTCATGGGAGACACGGAACTACTCATGGACAGACAGGAGATACCACTAGACATGCCCACTATCATCATGGAAAATCCACACAGAGAGGGTCCAGTACAACTGGAAGAAGGGGATCTGGCCACAGTGAGTCCAGTGACAGTGAAGTGCACTCAGGGGGCTCGCACACACATTCAGGACACACTCACGGCCAAAGTGGATCTCAACATGGAGAGTCAGAATCCATAATTCATGACAGACACAGAATTACTCATGGACAGACAGGAGATACCACTAGACATTCCTACTCTGGTCATGAACAAACCACACAGACAGGGTCCAGGACAACTGGAAGACAGAGAACTAGCCACAGTGAGTCCACTGACAGTGAAGTGCACTCAGGGGGCTCACACAGACCACACTCACGAGAACACACTTACGGCCAAGCCGGATCTCAACATGAAGAGCCAGAATTCACAGTTCATGAGAGACACGGAACTACTCATGGACAGATAGGAGATACCACTGGACATTCCCACTCTGGTCATGGACAGTCCACACAGAGAGGGTCCAGGACAACTGGAAGACAGAGATCTAGCCACAGTGAGTCCAGTGACAGTGAAGTGCACTCAGgggtctcacacacacatacaggacACACTCATGGTCAAGCTGGATCTCAACATGGACAGTCAGAATCCATAGTTCCTGAGAGACATGGAACTACTCATGGACAGACAGGAGATACCACTAGACATGCCCACTATCATCATGGATTAACCACACAGACAGGGTCCAGGACTACTGGAAGAAGGGGATCTGGCCACAGTGAGTACAGTGACAGTGAAGGGTACTCAGGAGTCTCACATACACATTCAGGACACACTCATGGCCAAGCCAGATCTCAACATGGAGAGTCAGAATCCATAGTTCATGAGAGACATGGAACTATACATGGACAGACAGGCGATACCACCAGACATGCCCACTCTGGTCATGGACAGTCCACACAGACAGGGTCCAGGACCACTGGAAGAAGGTCATCTGGCCACAGTGAGTACAGTGACAGTGAAGGGCACTCAGGGTTCTCACAAAGACCACACTCACGAGGACACACTCACGGCCAGGCTGGATCTCAACATGGAGAGTCAGAATCCATAGTTGACGAGAGACATGGAACTACTCATGGACAGACAGGAGATACCAGTGGACATTCTCAATCTGGTCATGGACAGTCCACACAGTCAGGATCCAGTACAACTGGAAGAAGGAGATCTGGCCACAGTGAGTCCAGTGACAGTGAAGTGCACTCAGGGGGCTCACATACACAttcaggacacacacacagccaaGCCAGGTCTCAACATGGAGAGTCAGAATCCACAGTTCACAAGAGACACCAAACTACTCATGGACAGACAGGAGATACCACTGAACATGGCCACCCTAGTCATGGACAAACCATACAGACAGGGTCCAGGACAACTGGAAGAAGGGGATCTGGCCACAGTGAGTACAGTGACAGTGAAGGGCCCTCAGGGgtctcacacacacattcaggaCACACTCACGGTCAAGCTGGATCTCACTATCCAGAGTCAGGATCCTCAGTTCATGAGAGACACGGAACTACTCATGGACAAACAGCAGATACCACTAGACATGGCCACTCTGGTCATGGACAGTCCACACAGAGAGGGTCCAGGACAACTGGAAGAAGGGCATCTGGCCACAGTGAGTACAGTGACAGTGAAGGGCACTCAGGGgtctcacacacacattcaggaCACGCTCATGGCCAAGCCGGATCTCAACATGGAGAGTCAGGATCCTCAGTTCATGAGAGACACGGAACTACTCATGGACAGACAGGAGATACCACTAGACATGCTCACTCTGGTCATGGACAGTCCACACAGAGAGGGTCAAGGACAGCTGGAAGAAGGGGATCTGGCCACAGTGAGTCCAGTGACAGTGAAGTGCACTCAGGGgtctcacacacacattcaggaCACACTTATGGCCAAGCCAGATCTCAACATGGAGAGTCAGGATCTGCCATTCACGGGAGACAGGGAACTATACATGGACAGACAGGAGATACCACTAGACATGGCCAGTCTGGTCATGGACAGTCCACACAGACAGGTTCCAGGACAACTGGAAGACAAAGATCTAGTCACAGTGAGTCCAGTGATAGTGAAGTGCACTCAGAGGCCTCACCCACACATTCAGGACACACTCACAGCCAAGCCGGATCTCGACATGGACAGTCAGGATCCTCAGGTCATGGGAGACAGGGAACTACTCATGGACAGACAGGAGATACCACTAGACATGCCCACTATGGTTATGGACAATCCACACAGAGAGGGTCCAGGACAACTGGAAGAAGGGGATCTGGCCACAGTGAGTCCAGTGACAGTGAAGTGCACTCATGGggctcacacacacattcaggaCACATTCAGGGCCAAGCTGGATCTCAACAAAGACAGCCAGGATCCACAGTTCATGGGAGACTGGAAACTACTCATGGACAGACAGGAGATACCACTAGACATGGCCATTCTGGTTATGGACAATCCACACAGACAGGTTCCAGATCTAGTAGAGCAAGTCATTTTCAGTCACATAGTAGTGAAAGGCAAAGGCATGGATCAAGTCAGGTTTGGAAACATGGCAGCTATGGACCTGCAGAATATGACTATGGGCACACTGGGTATGGGCCTTCTGGTGGCAGCAGAAAAAGCATCAGTAATTCTCACCTTTCATGGTCAACAGACAGCACTGCAAACAAGCAACTGTCTAGACATTGA